A region of the Lachancea thermotolerans CBS 6340 chromosome E complete sequence genome:
AGCCACATAGCAAAGACTTAAACCGATCTGCCAGGAGACCGAAATCTCCCACTCCCCAGTATGGTGATTTTCAGAGCCAAACTTatgctgaaaaattggCAAAGCATAAAATGCTCCAAGAATGGCTGTATCGTAGCCTTCCATGATCAGCGTTGTCGAGACCAGTATTGACCATGCGGCAGCTTTTGGATAAGTCTTGAGGGCTTTCATGAGGGGCATTGTTCTCTCACTTTCGTCTGCCGCTTGGGCATCTTGGGTGGCATTCATTATTTCGGTAACCACGTTATCATTAtcaacatcatcatcaGGACTTGTAGCTCCCGGGGCATGCTCCATATGGTATAACTCAACATCactcttcgtcttcttgaGATCTTCCATCTTTATTGAGTTTACACCTCTGTCATTAGGTAAAATATCAACTTCAGAGCTACCAGATCCACTGTTGATATTTTTTCTGTTTACCAGCGACGATATACCCTTCATTATTTATTTGTAGTGTTCTTTGGCTACTCCTGCTAAGATCCCAACAGTTTTTTATGAAGACCTAAATTGCGTACCTATATATATATGAATGCAAAATCCATGGTCGCAGCAAGTctattttttgaagttggtcGGAAATGCATTGATAGCACAAGCCTAAGTGTCTGAACAGTTATGAATTCAGCCTGCTTCCTTTCTAATTCGTGTTCTAAGCTGCTTCCATCACCCCACCCCCGCGTTCGAGCATTACGAAATAGGCGGTTACCGAGAATCATGCTGCAATTTTCCACATCTTTTGAAGCGTGTTGCATGTTTGCACCGGGTATTCTAAGGCGGCCTCAACTATGCCAAGATGGACGGGGCACCATGCGGATTTTAGAGAAAACGTCAAGTTAGCAATATACACTTAGACGGACACGTAGGTACATGCGGTAACCCCGCAAAAATGCGGAAAAAAATTCCGTCGGTTGAATAAAAAAGAAAACACATTTTCCGGCCTTCCGAGTATTCCGCAGCAGATCAGCAATATGCAAAAGGGCGGAACGGGCGTGAAACGTTTTGCGCACAGCTGAAGCAACTAGATAAGCCGGGTTTCTTAGATCCGTAATCTCGTGTTATTCTATTTCTCCGCACCTTTGCATATTGTCCAATCTTAGTTGTACGCCAAAATTCTGCTCGTAAAGAGAATATCTTTTTCCCGCTGGTGCATAACGTCAAGATTTCTAGCTCTGCTAAGGTATTCATGAACGCGGCCTATATAAGTAAGGATAAGCCGACCTTCTGCAAATACAATTTTAATCAattcatttttgaaacacCAATCTTCTCAGGTACTAAACATTGCAATGACCATTTCTGAGCATCCAGAAACCCTCTCGAAGTGGTGGAAAGAAGCCACCATCTATCAAATTTACCCcgcaagcttcaaagataGTAACGATGATGGATGGGGTGACTTGAAAGGGATTACTTCTAAACTTGAATATCTAAAGAAACTGGGAGTTGATGCTATCTGGGTTTGTCCATTCTACGATTCACCTCAGCAAGATATGGGATATGACATAGCGAACTACGAGAAAGTCTGGCCAACTTATGGTACCAACGAAGAATGTTTTGAGCTAATAAATAAAACACATGAGTTGGGCATGAAATTCATTACTGATTTGGTTATTAACCATTGCTCTTCCGATCATGAATGGTTTAAGGAAAGCAGGTCCTCAAAGAGCAACCCAAAGCGCGATTGGTTCTTTTGGAGACCACCCAAAGGCTATGAAAGTGATGGTAAACCAATCCCTCCCAATAACTGGAAGTCTTTCTTTGGTGGCTCTGCATGGAGCTTTGACGAACATACTAATGAGTTTTACTTACGGTTGTTTGCATCTCGTCAACCGGACTTGAACTGGGAAAATGTTGATTGCAGAAAGGCAATTTATGAGAGCGCTGTTGGCTACTGGTTAGATCATGGAGTTGATGGTTTCCGGATTGATACCGCTGGTCTATACTCAAAGCGCCCCAATCTACCTGACTCGccaatttttgatgttgactCAGATCTCCAGCATGCAAACTGGGGATCTCACAACGGACCTAGGATCCACGAATTCCACCGCGAATTGCGGAAATTTATTGACGATAGGGTAAAGGATGGCAGAGAGATAATGACTGTTGGTGAAGTAGCTCACGGTAATGATAACCCCCTATACAGCTGTGCCTCTCGGCAAGAAATGAACGAGGTCTTTAGCTTCCGGCATGTTGACATCGGTACCAGCCCATTTTTCAGATACAATACAGTTCCCTTCACTTTAAAAGACTGGAAGCAAGCTATTGCCGACAACTTTTTATTTATCAATGGAACCGATGCATGGGCTACTATCTACATCGAGAATCACGATCAACCACGGTCTATCACGAGGTTTGGTGACGATTCGCCAAAGTACCGTACTTTATCTGGTAAGCTGCTGGCACTATTGGAATGCTCTCTAACTGGAACTTTGTATGTTTATCAGGGTCAGGAAATAGGCCAGgtcaacttcaaggactGGCCCATCGAGAAATATGAGGACGTCGACGTTAGAAACAACTTTGAAATAGTCAAGAACAAATATGGTGAGAATTCAAAGGAGATGCGACTATTTTATGAGGGAATCGCTTTAATGTCTAGAGACCATTCAAGGACTCCTATTCCATGGTCACCAGAGGTTCCAAATGCTGGATTTTGTggaacagcagcaaaaccttggttttctttgaatgaGTCTTATAAAGAAGGAATCAATGTTGCCGAGGAATTAGAGAATGCAGATTCAGTTCTTAACTTTTGGAGAAAGGCTTTGGAAACTAGaaaaaagcacaaaaatGTTATGATTTACGGATATGACTTTGAGTTCATCGACTTGGATAGCGAAAAGCTGTTCAGCTTTACGAAGCAGTATGAAGATAAGGTCCTGTTTGCGGCATTCAATTTCAGTGGGGAACATGTTGAGTTCAAGCGCCCCGATAAAAATGCGTCTCTATCTCTGATCCTCGGGAATTATAACGAAGCTGatacttcttcaacgattttgaaaccaTGGGAAGGCAGACTCTACTATGTTAACTAGAGAATTGTTCCGGTTGAGTAGTACAGATTCGTCAAATTGGGATTAAATCATTGGTGTGTAATAGTGCCAAtttgcataatgacacattgCTATGAAATGacagagaaaaagaacatcatAAATGTAACGGATGCCGAACTAAAACATACGAAAGGTTCCATATtgaccgttcatagtccagatcagaccatAGTGGCTCAGATAAGATGACAGGTGTACCATTAGTGCTGTCCTTATTTCATTTCAAACACAATACACGTCTCAAAACTTTGTATAAGACCCggagtttttgatcaaGGACAGGTGTTTATCCTGGAACTTGGAGAAGACGGGAAGACATTAAAtaccatcatccacaaAGTAGTTCACTGATCTTATCATGGAAAGCCTAGCCAACGAGTTTGGCAATATCTCATACAACGACCCAGACTTGCCTCTATAAGATTAAAATTGTAGGATCGTAACCGAATCGCGGatgtgtgatagtgccaaaTTGCATAGTGTCTCATTAGTACAGAGTGACTTAACACGAGATAAGTTATGACAACAGTACAGCCCAAACAGA
Encoded here:
- a CDS encoding glycoside hydrolase family 13 protein (highly similar to uniprot|P53341 Saccharomyces cerevisiae YGR292W MAL12 Maltase (alpha-D-glucosidase) inducible protein involved in maltose catabolism encoded in the MAL1 complex locus); this translates as MTISEHPETLSKWWKEATIYQIYPASFKDSNDDGWGDLKGITSKLEYLKKLGVDAIWVCPFYDSPQQDMGYDIANYEKVWPTYGTNEECFELINKTHELGMKFITDLVINHCSSDHEWFKESRSSKSNPKRDWFFWRPPKGYESDGKPIPPNNWKSFFGGSAWSFDEHTNEFYLRLFASRQPDLNWENVDCRKAIYESAVGYWLDHGVDGFRIDTAGLYSKRPNLPDSPIFDVDSDLQHANWGSHNGPRIHEFHRELRKFIDDRVKDGREIMTVGEVAHGNDNPLYSCASRQEMNEVFSFRHVDIGTSPFFRYNTVPFTLKDWKQAIADNFLFINGTDAWATIYIENHDQPRSITRFGDDSPKYRTLSGKLLALLECSLTGTLYVYQGQEIGQVNFKDWPIEKYEDVDVRNNFEIVKNKYGENSKEMRLFYEGIALMSRDHSRTPIPWSPEVPNAGFCGTAAKPWFSLNESYKEGINVAEELENADSVLNFWRKALETRKKHKNVMIYGYDFEFIDLDSEKLFSFTKQYEDKVLFAAFNFSGEHVEFKRPDKNASLSLILGNYNEADTSSTILKPWEGRLYYVN